From Ptychodera flava strain L36383 chromosome 2, AS_Pfla_20210202, whole genome shotgun sequence, the proteins below share one genomic window:
- the LOC139152631 gene encoding tigger transposable element-derived protein 4-like, with product MQPRRQPKETLCPHRIRRVERTSMGVVQKEKNSVNPLSGPMIQEQALIYAEQLNKPEFKASNGWLESFSKRNNLSFHKVSGESADVPQETVDSWTARLPHLIEGYSPRDIFNMDETGVFYRALPDKSYAAKGEDCKGGKKSKDRITAVLCTNMNGTEKLKAIVIGKAAKPRCFNNVNLNSLPVLWRNNKKAWMTTELFTDWLRDFDRKMRQQKRKVLMFIDNAPTHPPNAVRLTNTKLIFFPPKTTSKLQPLDQGIIAAMKKTYRKRLLRAVLSKAEDESLSANEIARTVNVLDACHWIGRSWNEVTAETITSCFRKAGFPTNAANEADEVNEDTELDRLVTATGRALVSLNFYVLRTLSMSTVKSRPMLV from the coding sequence ATGCAACCGAGAAGGCAGCCGAAAGAGACTCTGTGTCCGCACAGAATACGAAGAGTTGAACGCACTAGTATGGGAGTGGTTCAAAAAGAAAAGAACTCAGTCAATCCGCTATCAGGCCCGATGATACAAGAACAAGCACTCATCTATGCAGAGCAACTGAACAAGCCTGAGTTCAAAGCTTCAAACGGTTGGCTCGAGAGCTTCAGTAAGCGAAACAACCTATCATTTCACAAAGTGAGCGGTGAAAGTGCCGATGTGCCCCAAGAAACAGTAGACTCATGGACAGCGCGACTTCCCCATCTCATCGAAGGTTATTCACCCAGGGACATTTTTAATATGGACGAGACCGGCGTTTTTTACCGCGCCCTTCCTGACAAATCGTATGCAGCGAAGGGTGAAGATTGCAAGGGTGGGAAGAAATCGAAAGATCGCATTACAGCCGTCCTTTGTACGAATATGAACGGCACTGAGAAACTGAAAGCAATTGTCATCGGGAAAGCAGCAAAACCAAGGTGCTTCAACAACGTTAATCTGAACTCTCTCCCAGTTTTGTGGCGAAACAATAAAAAGGCATGGATGACCACAGAACTTTTCACCGACTGGCTTCGAGATTTCGATAGGAAGATGCGGCAACAGAAGCGCAAAGTCCTGATGTTTATCGACAACGCTCCAACCCATCCTCCAAATGCCGTCCGTCTCACAAACACGAAGCTGATTTTTTTCCCTCCGAAAACAACGTCAAAACTTCAACCGCTCGACCAGGGTATCATTGCAGCCATGAAGAAAACCTACCGAAAGAGACTTCTTCGCGCTGTTTTGTCAAAAGCAGAAGATGAATCGCTGTCTGCAAATGAAATCGCAAGAACCGTCAACGTCCTTGACGCCTGTCACTGGATTGGTCGTTCATGGAATGAAGTGACTGCAGAGACTATTACGAGCTGCTTCAGGAAAGCTGGGTTTCCTACCAACGCTGCAAATGAAGCCGATGAAGTGAATGAAGACACAGAGCTAGACCGTCTTGTTACAGCAACTGGCCGTGCCTTGGTATCACTCAACTTCTACGTTCTTCGGACTTTGTCAATGTCGACAGTGAAGTCCCGACCGATGCTGGTGTAG